From the Papaver somniferum cultivar HN1 chromosome 2, ASM357369v1, whole genome shotgun sequence genome, the window cacaaaaaaggaattttttccataaataaaactcttaaataaattatttatcaaattaaaaacttgcaaaaaataattccaagtagacacggacttggtgcttggtacaggcgcatgggcatgggtcgaaacatgtatttttcgacattgttttacaacatatccatgagaacatggtaatatagtggagcacctctttacttttccacaatgtgggactaaaggttccatttcattcactcaaaaatgagatagtatccttagacccttaggtcatgagatcaaaccacatcaagaccaaaaaatcatttattaaataactcattttctccaacacatcCATCAGCAAAAAACATGATACTTCCAGCCCAATACAGAAAATGTGACTGATATTTACACCCGTTTCACGAAAAAAATAAGGcaaagacaaaaataaaataaaaaagtcaaTTTGGATTTCATGACGTGGCTATattatggtgaggacacttgccAACGTATgcttggtttaaaaattacaaacttaaaagAAAAACACGACAtacgtgtttggaattttatggaagtccaaattcaattggGAAATCTGAGTACCACCCATATTGTGACTCTTAGTtttcaaattaatatataaagggaaAAAATCCACTTATTTCACACATATGCGAAAATAAagggataaaataaataaaatcggaAAGTATTCCCTACTTATTTaattaccaaatcaaaaaaacaTCGCTATGGGGACTTTAAAAATGCATCGGCACGGGGCAGGGCAAAAACCCGCGCACACCAAATGAAAAATGCATCATCATGGGGTAAGTGCGAAGCCCGCGAACACCAAATGAAAAATGCATCTCTGGGGCGGGGCGAAACCCCACGGATACCAAATGAAAATGCACCGTCATGGGGTAGGTGCGAAACCATTTGTATTTCACACATATTTTCTGCAAAAATAAagggataaaataaataaaatcggaACGTATTCCCTACTTATTTaattaccaaatcaaaaatacgtcGTTATGGGATAAAAATGCATCGGCACGGAGCGGGACAAAATCCCGTGCACACCAAATGAAAAATGCATCATCATGGGTTAGGTGCAAAGCCCCGCGGACACCAAATGAAAAATGCATCGCTGGGGCGGGGCGAAACCCGCGGATACCAAATGAAAATGCACTGTCATAGAGTGGGGCGAAGACCGCACACACCAAATGAAAAATGCATTGTGACGGGGTGGTCCAAAGCcccgcacaccaaatcaaaaatgcatcgccacgggACGGCGAACCCTCACGCATACCAAGTTAAAAAAAAGATGTCTGGTGCATAGCACGGACACTAATCTAGTATTTTCTTGATTATATATGACCCTTAATTTGAACTTGCATACTCCGTCAGATACTGGGGATCCGCAACAACGGTTGCATATGCTTCTGAACTCCAAGAACTGCACTGTTGATTAGACACTAGTCTGCCTTGCGACCCGCATTTAGTATTGTACTGATGCTCACATTCATAACCGCAGTAGTCGATGCCTTCTAGAATGAGTTTCCCCTGAGCTATTGGCAATTTGAAATATCAATTTGCTAAACACGATTGTTTCTAGAATTTGAGTTGCCAAAACCTGGTCAATTCAGCTAGTCAAAGTCAACTACATTTGTTGGCGTGATCAAGAATTTAGATCATTAGTGTAGTTGCCAATCCTCACTTGTTTATTTTTAAACGCATAGATAGAATTTCTTCCCGCTTTCATTTCCAACTAACATGAAACCtaattcttttgtgtttttgtgtaaaTCCATGGAATTTTAACCTAACCCGAAATCACTATAAAACACATTAACTTCTCCAAAGAAAACATCAATTAAGGATTCAAGatagtgaaagaaaaaaaaaatattcaaaaacagaagaaaaaaatacaCATTTGAAAAATCTGTTTGTTTGCAATGGAGGTGAGCATTGAGAAAAAGGAAAGTAAGACGGAAGATTTGAAATCGATGTCAGATAGTTTAAAAATGCTAGCAGATGAACGCGAGAAAGAAATGGAACCTGTAAAGCTTATGGTCAAGAATGCAATTGAGAAGGGTGATACGAAGCAAACTCGCATCCACGCAAGAAATATGGTACGTATGAGACAAGAAGTGACAAATTACCGTCAAATATCAAAGCGTCTCGATTCTATGGTTGATTACTTTGACAATGTACCGGAAAAAAGTACAGTGCTTAGTTCGATTCCGttgattattgaatctattgattccGCCTTGGCGACTGGAAATTCGAAAAAGATGTTAAAAACAATGGATCAAATTGAAACACAATTCTTCACTACCGAACTTGTGGCAATATTCAAGAGTTTGTCAGGTACCGAGAACATACCGAATTCCTTGTCCGAAGATGAGGAAATTAGTAGTTTGATTCAGAAGGTAGCCGATGAATACAATTCGCAGGCGACTGTCGAGAATGGAGATAAAGAGGCACAAAAGATtaatgaagatgatgttgaagTTAAGATTAAAACTCCTGGCTGCTTCCGCCTTTTTGCTTGTTGGTCTCATTGATATTTTTCATTTATCTACATTTTTTCTAGTTTTCACTGCATATTCTTTTGATGTATGCTTGTGATTGAATTCAAGATTGTGTTgcatgattttgaatttttgatgGACACGAATAAATATCTAATTATATGCCAATATTAAGTTCCAGGGCCACGCTCTCTTAAGGGCAGTGGCACACATTATTTGACATGCTCTTTGTATCCAAGTTGCTCCAACTCAACAAAACGTGTGTCGAGGAAGCTCGACGACAACATATGTATTATATGTACTATGTAGTGATTGACTAGTTATATCT encodes:
- the LOC113352247 gene encoding charged multivesicular body protein 1b-like, with product MEVSIEKKESKTEDLKSMSDSLKMLADEREKEMEPVKLMVKNAIEKGDTKQTRIHARNMVRMRQEVTNYRQISKRLDSMVDYFDNVPEKSTVLSSIPLIIESIDSALATGNSKKMLKTMDQIETQFFTTELVAIFKSLSGTENIPNSLSEDEEISSLIQKVADEYNSQATVENGDKEAQKINEDDVEVKIKTPGCFRLFACWSH